A single genomic interval of Stenotrophomonas sp. ZAC14D1_NAIMI4_1 harbors:
- a CDS encoding TonB-dependent receptor, protein MTYSKTAIRLKRTALAAVLTSFIGAAAAQSTTGSLYGNAPAAAGATVVVQSDSGLKRSANVDANGRYNLGSLPVGRYSITLERDGQVVEQRDNVLLKVGVGTEVSFGQSASGGATNLDAVNVTAANIPKIDVTNTVSKSVITSEQLDVLPLGRSAEAIALLAPGVVAGSGEFSNGSRSVLSFGGSSVTENAYYLNGFNATNPLNAMGGVSLPYGSIDQQETFMGGYGAGYGRSTGGVINQLGKRGTNEWKFGFQTTWSPDSLAESPRDIYYPNHTAPPGLELEDPTGTVAGSLYRSRKGDTATRTTYSGYVSGPLIEDRLFIHLAAEKDRNEGVSTSAAEAAQQIRSHYTTDTPKFYGKIDWNINDNNTLEYTRLQNTDRYGSYYRDFDYDTMSEGERTGTFANTTKLKDEFDIFKYTGYLTDDLTLSAVWGRSKETNLESNPKDSANPYISGPTSQDPSITGGTPIRNDQTALYTKSLDAGSKTRGLRVDLQYRIGSHELTAGIDNMTYQAHNEGQAMTGPGYAWIYSRIAPGSSPAPAFDVAAPGGDGYYVYKYIFSTTTSMSVEQKAYYLEDRWQVSPNWLLTLGLRNDKFTNYNSSAIAYVESGDQWAPRLGASWDVFGDSSLKVFANLGRYYLALPNSVAIRGASASTYTSEYFTYGGIDANGNPTDLTALGPGPVSTNNEYGVAPDPLSVAPTDLKSQYQDEFIMGFEKTLGSSWNTGAKFTYRRLQTAIDDTCDSDQIYAKLDAMGVDTDGLEVPGCVIFNPGKTNTFMVKHSDGSGYTPVQMSSSDWGYNGNKAKRSYVAVDLFIEHPLSDKWYGRLDYTWSRSYGNTEGQVKSDIGQDEAAKTQDWDSYYLMEYAGGYLANDRRHQLKGYGAYQFNDEWTASATLRVTSGMPKSCLGYYGADGSDPIGYRSSYHYCNGEPSRPGDAGRQPWTYRLDLGVMYRPAFADHKLAFGLDVFNVLNQRRAVQSDPTYESGQHTVSNTYGIGTFYTAPRSVRLSASYDF, encoded by the coding sequence ATGACCTATAGCAAGACGGCCATCCGGCTGAAGCGCACGGCACTTGCCGCTGTCCTGACCTCCTTCATCGGCGCCGCCGCGGCGCAGAGCACCACCGGTTCCCTGTATGGCAACGCCCCGGCCGCCGCAGGCGCCACGGTCGTCGTACAGAGCGACTCGGGCCTCAAGCGCAGCGCGAACGTCGATGCAAACGGCCGCTACAACCTGGGTTCACTGCCGGTGGGCCGGTACTCCATCACCCTCGAGCGTGACGGGCAGGTGGTAGAGCAACGCGACAACGTGCTGCTGAAGGTCGGCGTAGGCACGGAAGTCTCCTTTGGCCAGTCCGCCAGCGGCGGTGCCACCAACCTCGACGCAGTGAACGTCACTGCCGCCAACATCCCGAAGATCGACGTGACCAACACTGTCTCCAAGTCGGTCATCACCTCCGAACAGCTCGATGTCCTGCCGCTGGGCCGCAGCGCCGAAGCGATCGCCCTGCTCGCGCCAGGCGTCGTCGCCGGCAGTGGCGAGTTCTCCAATGGTTCGCGCTCGGTGCTGTCGTTCGGCGGCTCCAGTGTCACCGAGAACGCGTACTACCTGAACGGCTTCAACGCGACCAATCCGCTCAATGCAATGGGCGGTGTCAGCCTGCCGTATGGCTCGATCGACCAGCAGGAAACCTTCATGGGTGGCTACGGCGCCGGCTACGGCCGTTCCACCGGCGGCGTGATCAACCAGCTCGGCAAGCGCGGTACCAATGAATGGAAGTTCGGCTTCCAGACCACCTGGTCGCCCGATTCGCTGGCCGAATCGCCGCGCGACATCTACTACCCCAACCACACCGCGCCGCCGGGTCTCGAACTCGAAGATCCTACCGGCACGGTCGCCGGCTCCCTGTACCGTTCGCGCAAGGGCGACACGGCGACCCGCACCACCTACAGCGGCTATGTCAGCGGCCCGCTGATCGAGGATCGCCTGTTCATCCACCTCGCCGCCGAGAAGGATCGCAACGAGGGCGTGTCCACCAGTGCTGCCGAAGCCGCACAGCAGATCCGCAGCCACTACACCACCGACACGCCGAAGTTCTACGGCAAGATCGACTGGAACATCAACGACAACAACACGCTGGAATACACCCGGCTGCAGAACACGGACCGCTACGGCAGCTACTACCGTGATTTCGACTACGACACGATGAGCGAGGGCGAGCGCACCGGTACCTTCGCCAACACGACCAAGCTCAAGGACGAGTTCGACATCTTCAAGTACACCGGGTACCTGACCGATGACCTGACCCTGAGCGCGGTGTGGGGCCGCAGCAAGGAAACCAACCTGGAATCCAATCCGAAGGATTCGGCCAACCCCTACATCAGCGGCCCGACCAGCCAGGATCCGTCGATCACCGGTGGTACGCCGATCCGCAACGACCAGACCGCGCTGTACACCAAGTCGCTGGATGCCGGCAGCAAGACCCGCGGCCTGCGCGTGGACCTGCAGTACCGCATCGGCAGCCATGAGCTGACCGCCGGTATCGACAACATGACCTACCAGGCCCACAACGAAGGGCAGGCGATGACCGGCCCGGGTTACGCCTGGATCTATTCGCGCATCGCACCGGGTTCGTCGCCGGCGCCGGCGTTCGACGTTGCCGCGCCGGGTGGTGATGGCTACTACGTCTACAAGTACATCTTCTCCACCACCACCAGCATGTCGGTGGAACAGAAGGCCTACTACCTGGAAGACCGCTGGCAGGTCAGCCCGAACTGGCTGCTGACCCTGGGCCTGCGCAACGACAAGTTCACCAACTACAACAGCTCGGCCATTGCCTACGTTGAAAGTGGTGACCAGTGGGCCCCGCGCCTGGGCGCCAGCTGGGATGTCTTTGGCGATTCGTCGTTGAAGGTGTTCGCCAACCTCGGCCGGTACTATCTGGCCCTGCCCAACAGCGTGGCCATCCGTGGCGCATCGGCGTCGACCTATACCAGTGAGTACTTCACCTACGGTGGCATCGATGCCAACGGCAACCCGACCGACCTGACCGCACTGGGCCCGGGCCCGGTATCGACCAACAACGAGTACGGCGTTGCGCCCGATCCGTTGTCGGTTGCGCCGACCGACCTGAAGTCGCAGTACCAGGATGAGTTCATCATGGGCTTCGAAAAGACCCTGGGTTCGTCCTGGAACACGGGTGCGAAGTTCACCTACCGTCGCCTGCAGACCGCCATCGACGATACCTGCGACTCCGACCAGATCTACGCAAAGCTCGATGCGATGGGCGTTGATACGGACGGCCTGGAAGTGCCGGGCTGCGTGATCTTCAACCCGGGCAAGACCAATACCTTCATGGTCAAGCACAGCGATGGCTCGGGTTACACGCCGGTGCAGATGAGCTCGTCGGACTGGGGCTACAACGGCAACAAGGCCAAGCGCAGCTACGTTGCAGTCGATCTGTTCATCGAGCATCCGCTGAGTGACAAGTGGTACGGCCGCCTGGATTACACCTGGTCGCGCAGCTACGGCAACACCGAAGGCCAGGTCAAGTCGGACATCGGCCAGGATGAAGCGGCCAAGACCCAGGACTGGGATTCCTACTACCTGATGGAGTACGCCGGTGGCTACCTCGCCAACGACCGTCGCCACCAGCTGAAGGGCTACGGCGCGTACCAGTTCAACGATGAGTGGACGGCGTCGGCCACCCTGCGCGTCACCTCGGGCATGCCGAAGAGCTGCCTCGGCTATTACGGCGCAGATGGCAGCGATCCGATCGGCTATCGGTCGTCGTACCACTACTGCAACGGCGAGCCGTCGCGCCCGGGTGATGCCGGCCGCCAGCCGTGGACCTACCGCTTGGACCTGGGCGTGATGTACCGCCCGGCCTTTGCCGACCACAAGCTGGCGTTCGGCCTGGACGTGTTCAACGTGCTCAACCAGCGCCGCGCGGTCCAGTCCGATCCGACGTATGAATCGGGCCAGCACACGGTCTCCAATACCTACGGTATCGGCACCTTCTACACCGCACCGCGTTCGGTGCGCCTGAGTGCGTCCTACGATTTCTGA
- a CDS encoding SDR family oxidoreductase: protein MKILILGGYGVFGGRLVQLLADLPQLELLVAGRTLAAAEAFCLAYRGQSTLRPLRVDRQQLVPTLQAERPDLVVDASGPFQDYGRQRYAAIEACIAAGIDYLDFADAADFVSGVPQFDAQARAAGVYVLSGVSSFPVLTAAVLRVMATRMDILSVEGGIAPSPYAGIGLNVMRAVVGYAGAPVKLRRGGRDSHGVGLAESRRFTVAVPGRIPLRNLHFSLVDVPDLQVLPPEHPTLTDIWIGAGPVPEVLHRILNVLAKARQHLRLPSLEPCSQLFYTVLNLMKFGEHRGGMIVRAVGVRDGAPVRQSWHLLAEADDGPYIPSMVIEALIRKQLLGERPAPGARPATHALELADYDRLFAGRTIHTGFRHDMPGASLYQRVLGDAYARLPAAVQALHAPGAARRWQGRAQVQRGRGLLSRLLGTLFGFPAAGEQVPVSVEFTPEAGGERWTRTFAGRRFSSLQTEGRGRNDALLVERFGAVSVALAVVVEGGQLQLVPRRWSLLGIPLPRALLPGENSFESEVDGRFVFDVEIGAPLVGRIVHYRGTLEPG, encoded by the coding sequence GTGAAGATCCTGATCCTGGGCGGATATGGTGTATTTGGAGGGCGCCTGGTGCAGTTGCTGGCGGATCTGCCGCAACTGGAGCTGCTGGTGGCCGGGCGCACCCTGGCGGCGGCCGAGGCGTTCTGCCTGGCGTACCGCGGCCAATCCACGCTGCGGCCCTTGCGGGTGGACCGGCAGCAGCTGGTGCCGACGTTGCAGGCCGAACGGCCCGACCTGGTGGTCGATGCATCCGGCCCCTTCCAGGATTACGGCCGCCAGCGCTATGCGGCCATCGAAGCCTGCATCGCCGCCGGCATCGATTACCTGGACTTTGCCGACGCGGCAGATTTCGTTTCGGGTGTCCCGCAGTTCGACGCGCAGGCGCGGGCGGCCGGCGTCTACGTGCTGTCCGGGGTCAGCAGCTTCCCGGTGCTGACCGCTGCGGTGCTGCGGGTGATGGCCACGCGCATGGACATCCTCAGCGTGGAAGGCGGCATCGCGCCGTCACCGTATGCGGGCATCGGCCTGAACGTGATGCGCGCGGTGGTGGGCTATGCCGGCGCGCCGGTGAAGCTGCGCCGTGGTGGGCGCGACAGCCACGGCGTGGGCCTGGCCGAGAGCCGCCGCTTCACCGTCGCGGTGCCGGGCCGGATACCGCTGCGCAACCTGCATTTCTCGCTGGTGGACGTGCCCGACCTGCAGGTGCTGCCGCCGGAACACCCGACGCTCACCGATATCTGGATCGGCGCCGGCCCGGTGCCGGAAGTCCTGCACCGCATCCTCAACGTGTTGGCCAAGGCCCGCCAGCACCTGCGCCTGCCATCGCTGGAACCGTGCTCGCAGCTGTTCTACACCGTGCTGAACCTGATGAAGTTCGGCGAGCATCGCGGCGGCATGATCGTGCGCGCGGTCGGTGTGCGTGATGGTGCGCCGGTACGCCAGAGCTGGCACCTGCTGGCCGAGGCCGATGATGGTCCCTACATTCCATCGATGGTCATCGAAGCGCTGATCCGCAAGCAGCTCCTCGGCGAGCGGCCAGCGCCCGGTGCGCGCCCCGCGACGCACGCGCTGGAGCTGGCCGACTACGATCGATTGTTTGCCGGCCGCACCATCCATACCGGCTTCCGCCACGACATGCCCGGCGCCAGCCTGTACCAGCGCGTGCTGGGGGACGCCTATGCGCGGCTGCCAGCGGCCGTGCAGGCGCTGCATGCGCCGGGTGCGGCGCGGCGCTGGCAGGGCAGGGCGCAGGTGCAGCGCGGCCGAGGCCTGCTGTCGCGTCTGCTGGGCACGCTGTTTGGTTTTCCGGCGGCGGGCGAGCAGGTGCCGGTCAGCGTTGAGTTCACGCCGGAAGCCGGTGGCGAGCGCTGGACGCGTACGTTTGCCGGCCGCCGTTTTTCCTCGCTGCAGACCGAAGGGCGCGGCCGCAACGATGCGCTGCTGGTCGAGCGTTTCGGTGCGGTGTCGGTGGCCCTGGCCGTCGTGGTCGAGGGCGGCCAGCTGCAACTGGTACCGCGCCGCTGGTCGCTGCTCGGCATTCCGCTGCCACGCGCGCTGCTGCCGGGTGAGAACAGCTTCGAGTCGGAAGTGGACGGGCGTTTCGTGTTCGATGTCGAGATCGGTGCGCCGCTGGTCGGACGCATCGTGCACTACCGGGGAACGCTGGAACCAGGGTGA
- a CDS encoding VOC family protein, protein MAIRNIICVWYDKDALEAATFYANTFPDSAVTAVHHAPGDYPAGQEGAVLTVEFTVCGVACVGLNGGPTFKHNEAFSFQIQTTDQAETDRLWNAIVGNGGQESDCGWCKDRWGVSWQISPRMLIEAVTSTDKALAKRAFNAMMPMKKIDIATIEAAIAQA, encoded by the coding sequence ATGGCCATCAGGAACATCATCTGCGTGTGGTACGACAAGGACGCGCTGGAGGCCGCCACCTTCTACGCCAACACCTTCCCCGACAGCGCGGTGACCGCCGTCCACCACGCCCCCGGGGACTACCCGGCCGGCCAGGAAGGCGCCGTGCTCACCGTCGAGTTCACCGTCTGTGGCGTGGCCTGCGTCGGCCTCAATGGCGGGCCGACCTTCAAGCACAACGAAGCGTTCTCGTTCCAGATCCAGACCACCGACCAGGCCGAAACCGATCGCCTGTGGAATGCCATCGTCGGCAACGGCGGCCAGGAAAGCGACTGCGGCTGGTGCAAGGATCGCTGGGGCGTGTCCTGGCAGATCAGCCCGCGCATGCTGATCGAGGCGGTGACCAGCACGGACAAGGCGCTGGCCAAGCGCGCCTTCAACGCGATGATGCCGATGAAGAAGATCGACATCGCCACCATCGAAGCGGCGATCGCCCAGGCATGA
- a CDS encoding NAD(P)/FAD-dependent oxidoreductase yields MSQWDAIIVGGGHNGLVCAAYLARAGKKVLVLERRNVLGGAAVTEEFHPGFRNSVASYTVSLLQPKVIDDLQLHAHGLRIINRPANNFLPLDDGRYLLSAPGRTQAEVAKFSARDAQRLPEYEARLEIFADVLRAWALRAPPDLGVAGGWRALPALWQMGRLGRELATLDASLRQELLDLFTLSAAEYLDRWFESEPIKALFGFDGIVGNFASPYTPGSAYVLLHHVFGQCNGVKGAWGHAIGGMGAISQAIAASARDAGAELRVDAGVRRVLVEQGRAAGVELDNGESLRARTVIANVNPKLLYERLLEPAEVPQATRERMAQWRCGSGTFRMNVALSRLPDFRALPGHGDHLSAGIIMAPSLEYMDRAWLDARRDGWSREPIVEMLIPSTLDDSLAPPGQHVASLFCQHVAPVLPGGRHWDDHRDEVADLVIATVEQHAPGFAASVLGRQVLSPLDLERTFGLIGGDIFHGALSANQLFSARPMVGQAGYRGALPGLYLCGSGTHPGGGVTGAPGHNAAQVVLQDL; encoded by the coding sequence ATGAGCCAGTGGGATGCCATCATCGTCGGCGGCGGCCACAACGGGCTGGTGTGTGCGGCCTATCTGGCGCGAGCGGGAAAGAAGGTGCTGGTGCTGGAGCGCCGCAACGTACTGGGCGGAGCGGCGGTTACCGAGGAGTTCCATCCCGGCTTCCGCAATTCGGTGGCGTCCTACACCGTGTCGCTGCTGCAGCCGAAGGTGATCGATGACCTGCAGCTGCATGCCCATGGCCTGCGCATCATCAACCGGCCGGCCAACAACTTCCTGCCGCTGGACGATGGCCGCTACCTGCTGTCCGCACCGGGCCGCACCCAGGCAGAGGTCGCGAAGTTCTCCGCGCGCGATGCACAGCGGCTTCCCGAGTACGAAGCGCGGCTGGAGATCTTCGCCGACGTGCTGCGCGCATGGGCACTGCGTGCGCCACCCGACCTGGGCGTGGCCGGCGGATGGCGCGCCCTGCCCGCGCTCTGGCAGATGGGGCGCCTCGGCCGCGAACTGGCCACGCTGGACGCCTCGCTGCGGCAGGAGCTGCTGGACCTGTTCACGCTGTCGGCCGCCGAGTATCTGGACCGCTGGTTCGAGAGCGAACCGATCAAGGCGCTGTTTGGCTTCGATGGCATCGTCGGCAATTTCGCCAGCCCGTACACGCCGGGCAGTGCGTATGTGCTGCTGCACCACGTGTTCGGCCAGTGCAATGGCGTGAAAGGTGCCTGGGGCCACGCGATCGGTGGCATGGGCGCGATCAGCCAGGCCATTGCCGCCTCGGCGCGCGACGCCGGCGCCGAACTGCGCGTGGATGCCGGTGTGCGGCGCGTTCTGGTCGAGCAGGGCCGTGCGGCCGGCGTGGAACTGGACAACGGCGAAAGCCTGCGCGCACGCACGGTGATCGCCAACGTCAATCCCAAGCTGCTCTACGAGCGGTTGCTGGAACCGGCAGAGGTACCGCAGGCGACGCGCGAGCGGATGGCGCAGTGGCGCTGCGGCTCGGGCACGTTCCGGATGAACGTCGCACTGTCGCGGCTGCCGGATTTCCGCGCCCTGCCCGGCCACGGCGATCACCTCAGCGCCGGCATCATCATGGCGCCCAGCCTGGAGTACATGGACCGCGCCTGGCTGGATGCACGCCGCGACGGTTGGTCGCGCGAACCGATCGTGGAGATGCTGATTCCCAGCACGCTGGACGATTCGCTGGCGCCGCCCGGGCAGCATGTGGCCAGCCTGTTCTGCCAGCACGTCGCGCCGGTGCTGCCCGGCGGGCGGCACTGGGATGATCATCGCGACGAAGTGGCCGACCTGGTGATCGCCACGGTCGAGCAGCACGCGCCGGGCTTCGCGGCCAGCGTGCTCGGCCGGCAGGTGCTGTCACCGCTGGACCTGGAACGCACCTTCGGCCTGATCGGCGGCGACATCTTCCACGGTGCGCTCAGCGCCAACCAGCTGTTCTCAGCGCGGCCGATGGTCGGCCAGGCGGGCTATCGCGGAGCGCTGCCGGGGCTGTACCTGTGTGGCTCGGGCACCCATCCCGGCGGCGGCGTGACCGGAGCACCGGGGCACAATGCGGCGCAGGTGGTGTTGCAGGATTTGTGA
- a CDS encoding rhomboid family intramembrane serine protease gives MFPRLPTVTKALLIANAILFLLQQPFLLGMQTFEPFMLQPWQQGFDAFSPGGNFQPWQLLTYGFLHGSFGHLFFNMLAVFMFGAPLEQTWGEKRFLLYYLVCVAGAGVCQLLVGTLLENPATVLGASGGVFGLLLAYGMLFPNQRVMLLFPPIPMKARTFVILFGVGELVLGMTGWQPGVAHFAHLGGMLFGWLLIRYWRGQSPFNKRRPPGPPKRPNHLRSVK, from the coding sequence ATGTTCCCGCGACTGCCCACCGTCACCAAGGCCCTGCTGATCGCCAACGCGATCCTGTTCCTGCTGCAGCAGCCGTTCCTGCTCGGCATGCAGACCTTCGAGCCCTTCATGCTGCAGCCCTGGCAGCAGGGCTTCGATGCGTTTTCCCCGGGCGGCAACTTCCAGCCCTGGCAGCTGCTGACCTACGGTTTCCTGCACGGCAGCTTCGGCCACCTGTTCTTCAACATGCTGGCGGTGTTCATGTTCGGCGCGCCGCTGGAGCAGACCTGGGGCGAGAAGCGCTTCCTGCTGTACTACCTGGTGTGCGTGGCCGGTGCTGGTGTCTGCCAGTTGCTGGTGGGTACGCTGCTGGAGAACCCGGCCACGGTGCTGGGCGCATCCGGCGGTGTGTTCGGCCTGCTGCTGGCCTACGGCATGCTGTTCCCGAACCAGCGCGTGATGCTGCTGTTCCCGCCCATTCCGATGAAGGCACGCACGTTCGTGATCCTGTTCGGCGTGGGTGAACTGGTGCTGGGCATGACCGGCTGGCAGCCGGGCGTCGCGCATTTCGCACATCTGGGCGGCATGCTGTTCGGCTGGTTGCTGATCCGTTACTGGCGCGGGCAGTCGCCGTTCAACAAGCGCCGCCCGCCCGGCCCACCGAAGCGCCCGAACCATCTGCGCAGCGTGAAGTGA
- a CDS encoding MGMT family protein encodes MTPEQARDRILAVIRAIPPGQVLGYGQVAMRAGLPGRARLTARILGQNEDPGLPWHRVLRSDGRIAMAEGSAGWREQSQRLRAEGVVVENGRVRMPAIDPAAALDAAIWGPG; translated from the coding sequence CTGACGCCGGAACAGGCGCGTGACCGCATCCTGGCGGTGATCCGCGCGATCCCGCCAGGGCAGGTGCTGGGCTACGGCCAGGTGGCCATGCGCGCGGGGCTGCCCGGCCGCGCACGGCTCACCGCGCGCATCCTGGGCCAGAACGAAGACCCCGGCCTGCCGTGGCACCGCGTGCTGCGCTCGGACGGGCGCATTGCCATGGCCGAAGGCTCGGCGGGCTGGCGCGAGCAGTCGCAGCGCCTGCGTGCCGAAGGCGTGGTGGTCGAGAACGGCCGGGTGCGGATGCCGGCCATCGACCCGGCTGCGGCGCTGGATGCCGCGATCTGGGGCCCGGGCTGA
- a CDS encoding DMT family transporter translates to MSSPSPRIATASPRIALGGIGLAAVGAIAASGKAIIVKLGLRHGVDATTLLALRMLMALPLFVLMALWSARRTEPLSWADRARVLWLGFTGYYLSSLLDFQGLQYISVTLERLILYLNPTLVLLINVLLARQRPGRWQVAALALSYLGVLLAFGHDLQREGGQIIVGSLLVLGSALSYALYLFGSGQVVARIGAVRLTAYASCVASVLVLLHFAITHPLPLLWQAPAAVQWLSLVNATVCTVLPVLAIMLAVQRVGSSLAAQVGMLGPVSTIVMSLWLLDEPMGPAQIAGTVLVLIGVLLVTRLRR, encoded by the coding sequence ATGTCCAGTCCTTCCCCCCGCATCGCCACTGCTTCCCCGCGCATTGCCCTGGGTGGCATCGGCCTGGCTGCGGTCGGTGCCATCGCGGCGTCCGGCAAGGCCATCATCGTCAAGCTCGGCCTGCGCCATGGCGTGGATGCCACCACGCTGCTGGCCCTGCGCATGCTGATGGCGCTGCCGCTGTTCGTGCTGATGGCCCTGTGGTCGGCACGCCGTACCGAACCGCTGTCCTGGGCCGACCGGGCGCGCGTGCTGTGGCTGGGCTTCACCGGCTACTACCTGTCCAGCCTGCTCGATTTCCAGGGCCTGCAGTACATCAGCGTGACCCTGGAACGGCTGATCCTGTACTTGAACCCGACCCTGGTGCTGCTGATCAACGTCCTGCTGGCGCGGCAGCGTCCGGGCCGCTGGCAGGTGGCAGCGCTGGCGCTGAGCTACCTGGGCGTGCTGCTGGCCTTCGGCCATGACCTGCAGCGCGAGGGCGGGCAGATCATCGTTGGCAGCCTGCTGGTGCTGGGCAGCGCGCTCAGCTACGCGCTGTACCTGTTCGGCAGTGGCCAGGTGGTCGCGCGCATCGGTGCGGTGCGGCTGACCGCCTATGCCAGCTGCGTGGCCAGCGTGCTGGTGCTGCTGCATTTCGCCATCACCCATCCGCTGCCGCTGCTGTGGCAGGCACCTGCGGCGGTGCAATGGCTGTCGCTGGTCAACGCTACGGTATGCACCGTGCTGCCGGTGCTGGCCATCATGCTGGCCGTGCAGCGCGTCGGCTCGTCGCTGGCCGCGCAGGTGGGTATGCTGGGCCCGGTTTCCACCATCGTGATGAGTCTATGGCTGCTCGACGAGCCGATGGGGCCGGCGCAGATCGCCGGCACCGTGCTGGTGCTGATCGGCGTACTGCTGGTGACCCGCCTGCGGCGCTGA
- the gorA gene encoding glutathione-disulfide reductase, giving the protein MSTASFDYDLIVLGGGSAGLAGAIRAAQHGKRVALLEPGALGGTCVNVGCVPKKAMWLAADLHERIGLASAMGFDVPARPALSWKELVIHRQAYISNIHTSYNKRLDETGVVRIPARGHLVDAHTVACSDGVRYSAEHILIATGAHPQRPDIPGAALGLVSDDFFDLRSAPAEVAIIGGGYIAVELAGLLQALGSRVSLLVRGARLLERFDYELTDQLAENLKQQGVRIHFDYRLRELQREGERVRAFGHDGPLDSVFDAVFFATGRRGNSRDLGLEALGIGIGEHQQVEVDEWQTTAVPSVHAVGDIAGKVGLTPVAVAAARRLMDRLFGGRPSAKMDYSNVASVVFSHPPLGAVGMSEEQARACFDQVTVYHSRFRPMLQALANGTQRSLFKMVCAGADERVVGIHLLGEAADEILQGFAVAVKMGATKAQFDDTVAIHPTSAEEVVLMR; this is encoded by the coding sequence ATGAGCACTGCATCCTTTGACTATGACCTGATCGTCCTTGGCGGCGGTTCTGCCGGCCTGGCCGGCGCCATCCGGGCTGCCCAGCATGGCAAGCGCGTGGCGCTGCTGGAACCCGGCGCGCTGGGCGGTACCTGCGTCAATGTCGGCTGCGTGCCGAAGAAGGCCATGTGGCTGGCGGCCGACCTGCACGAGCGCATCGGCCTGGCCAGTGCGATGGGCTTCGATGTGCCGGCGCGCCCGGCGCTGTCGTGGAAGGAACTGGTGATCCATCGCCAGGCCTACATCAGCAACATCCACACCAGCTACAACAAGCGCCTGGACGAAACCGGCGTGGTGCGCATCCCCGCGCGCGGCCACCTGGTCGATGCGCACACCGTGGCGTGCAGCGATGGCGTGCGCTACAGCGCCGAGCACATCCTCATCGCCACCGGTGCACACCCGCAGCGGCCAGACATTCCCGGCGCGGCGCTGGGCCTGGTGTCCGATGATTTCTTCGACCTGCGCAGCGCACCGGCCGAGGTGGCGATCATCGGCGGCGGCTACATCGCGGTGGAGCTGGCCGGGCTGCTGCAGGCACTGGGCAGCCGGGTCAGCCTGCTGGTGCGGGGTGCGCGCCTGCTGGAACGCTTCGATTACGAACTGACCGACCAGCTGGCCGAGAACCTGAAGCAGCAGGGCGTGCGCATCCACTTCGATTACCGCCTGCGTGAGCTGCAGCGCGAGGGTGAGCGCGTGCGTGCCTTCGGCCATGATGGCCCGCTGGACAGCGTGTTCGATGCGGTGTTCTTCGCGACCGGGCGCCGCGGCAACAGCCGCGATCTTGGCCTGGAAGCGCTGGGCATCGGCATCGGCGAGCACCAGCAGGTGGAAGTGGATGAGTGGCAGACCACGGCGGTGCCCAGCGTGCATGCCGTGGGTGACATTGCCGGCAAGGTTGGCCTGACCCCGGTGGCGGTGGCTGCGGCAAGGCGCCTGATGGACCGCCTGTTCGGTGGTCGCCCGAGCGCGAAGATGGATTACAGCAACGTGGCCAGCGTGGTGTTCTCGCACCCGCCGCTGGGCGCGGTAGGCATGAGCGAGGAACAGGCGCGCGCCTGTTTCGACCAGGTGACGGTCTACCACAGCCGATTCCGGCCGATGCTGCAGGCGCTGGCCAACGGTACCCAGCGCAGCCTGTTCAAGATGGTCTGCGCCGGTGCCGACGAACGCGTGGTGGGCATCCACCTGCTGGGTGAAGCGGCCGACGAGATCCTGCAGGGCTTCGCGGTGGCGGTGAAGATGGGCGCAACCAAGGCCCAGTTCGACGACACCGTGGCCATCCACCCGACCTCGGCCGAGGAAGTCGTGCTGATGCGCTGA